Proteins encoded in a region of the Kwoniella shivajii chromosome 3, complete sequence genome:
- a CDS encoding NADH-ubiquinone oxidoreductase 49 kDa subunit, mitochondrial — MIRNLKPVLRNVPSSSKTATALRAISTSPIRSMATTNVTEPNVIRGHSVEDLHSMSAGEILKEGTSRKDAQMRHFTVNFGPQHPAAHGVLRLILELNGEEILRADPHIGLLHRGTEKLIEYKNYTQALPYFDRLDYVSMMTNELCYTLAVEKLLNIEVPERAKWIRTLFGELTRVLNHLMAVLTHAMDVGALTPFLWGFEEREKLMEFYERVSGARMHAAYIRPGGVAFDLPHGMLDDIFKWATQFSSRVDEIEEVVTGNRIWKGRTIGIGTVTAQQALDYSFSGVMLRGSGVPWDIRKVAPYDAYDQVEFDVPVGKNGDCYDRYLCRVQEFRESLRIIDQCLNKMPTGAVKVDDHKIVPPPRASMKESMEALIHHFKIFSEGYTVPPGETYSAIEAPKGEMGVYLVSDGSNRPYKCKIRAPGFAHLAGSDFMMRHQFLPDAVAIIGTMDLVFGEVDR, encoded by the exons ATGATCCGAAACCTTAAACCAGTCCTTCGGAatgtaccttcttcctcaaaaACGGCAACTGCTCTTAGGGCTATCTCAACATCACCTATAAGATCAATGGCTACCACCAATGTCACTGAGCCAAATGTCATACGAGGTCATTCAGTAGAAGA TCTGCACAGCATGAGCGCCGGGGAGATCCTGAAAGAGGGAACATCTAGGAAAGATGCTCAAATGAGACATTTCACTG TCAACTTTGGGCCTCAACATCCTGCTGCTCACGGTGTGCTTCGATTGATCCTTGAGTTGAACGGAGAG GAAATCCTCCGTGCCGATCCTCATATTGGTCTTTTACACAGAGGAACTGAGAAACTCATCGAATACAAGAATTATACTCAAGCTTTACCATATTTCGATCGATTAGATTATGTCTCAATGA TGACCAACGAATTATGTTATACACTCGCCGTTGAGAAGTTATTGAATATCGAAGTACCAGAAAGAGCTAAATGGATTCGAACGTTATTCGGAGAACTCACACGTGTATTGAATCATTTGATGGCTGTTTTGAC CCATGCGATGGATGTCGGTGCATTGACACCTTTCTTATGGGGTTTCGAAGAACGAGAGAAATTGATGGAATTCTACGAGAGAGTATCAGGAGCGAGAATGCACGCTGCATACATTAGACCTGGTGGAGTAGCATTCGATTTACCTCATGGAATGTtagatgatatcttcaaatGGGCAACTCAATTCTCAAGCAGAGTAGACGAAATCGAAGAAGTAGTCACTGGAAACCGAATTTGGAAAGGTAGAACAATCGGTATCGGAACGGTGActgctcaacaagctttaGATTATTCTTTCTCTGGTGTGATGTTGAGAGGTTCAGGTGTTCCTTGGGATATCAG GAAGGTAGCACCTTACGACGCTTACGATCAAGTCGAATTCGATGTACCCGTAGGAAAGAACGGTGATTGTTATGATCGATATCTATGCAGAGTTCAAGAATTCAGAGAATCACTTCGAATCATCGATCAATGTCTCAACAAGATGCCCACCGGTGCTGTTAAAGTAGATGACCACAAAATCGTACCTCCTCCCAGAGCATCAATGAAAGAGAGTATGGAAGCATTGATCCATCacttcaag ATCTTCTCAGAAGGATACACCGTACCACCCGGAGAAACGTATTCAGCGATCGAAGCAccaaaaggtgaaatgggTGTCTACTTAGTATCAGATGGATCAAACAGACCTTATAAATGTAAAATCCGTGCACCTGGATTCGCTCATCTGGCAGGATCAGATTTCATGATGAGACATCAATTCTTACCTGACGCTGTAGCTATTATCGGTACTATGGATTTAGTAtttggtgaagttgataGATAA